Proteins encoded by one window of Thermobaculum terrenum ATCC BAA-798:
- the hisI gene encoding phosphoribosyl-AMP cyclohydrolase, with product MRDTSKAVNLVDMLQYDEHGLLPVVVQDAATLKVLLVAFMNREALERTLSTGLVHFWSRSRKKIWLKGETSGRTLHVRELRPNCELNSLLILVDQRLPGACHTGHFSCFYRRLEDGELVEIEPPLFDPEDVYSDLSVLLGAYDWLSRQPTIDSSSTSKILHGAGPDPWARLLEEWQELLGVLEGTHVHKGYYEDAKLEAYQVLYWTCLCYVLLDDRPSIEEIHGAFIDSEKQEVSQIEHLIAIGNKEHNRKNKLLIYWRALGTACRLAGLDPMEVVRSDLQDLLSKDYMAAFIGEASAPR from the coding sequence ATGCGGGATACCAGTAAGGCTGTAAATCTTGTTGATATGCTCCAGTATGATGAGCATGGTCTACTACCGGTGGTAGTACAGGATGCTGCTACCCTCAAAGTGTTATTGGTAGCTTTTATGAACAGAGAGGCGCTAGAACGCACCCTATCAACAGGTTTGGTGCATTTCTGGAGCCGCAGCAGGAAGAAAATTTGGCTTAAGGGCGAGACCTCGGGTAGAACTCTGCATGTCAGGGAGTTAAGGCCAAACTGCGAGCTAAACTCTCTTTTAATCCTAGTAGACCAGCGTTTGCCAGGGGCATGCCACACAGGTCATTTCTCCTGCTTCTATCGCCGTCTTGAGGATGGAGAACTCGTCGAGATCGAGCCGCCATTATTTGATCCTGAAGATGTATATTCTGACCTGTCTGTGCTGTTAGGAGCCTATGATTGGCTTAGTAGACAGCCTACCATAGATAGCTCGAGTACCTCCAAGATATTGCATGGTGCTGGGCCTGATCCTTGGGCTAGGTTACTGGAAGAGTGGCAAGAGCTTCTAGGTGTGCTCGAAGGTACTCATGTACACAAAGGCTACTATGAGGATGCTAAGTTAGAGGCCTACCAGGTGCTCTATTGGACTTGTCTATGCTACGTGCTCTTAGATGATCGTCCTTCAATTGAAGAGATCCATGGTGCTTTTATCGATTCTGAGAAACAGGAGGTTTCCCAGATAGAGCACCTCATTGCCATTGGTAACAAGGAACATAACAGAAAGAACAAATTACTAATTTATTGGCGTGCTCTGGGAACTGCATGTCGTTTGGCTGGGTTAGATCCTATGGAAGTAGTTAGATCTGATCTTCAAGATCTATTATCAAAGGATTACATGGCGGCTTTTATAGGTGAGGCTTCTGCCCCAAGATGA
- a CDS encoding sigma-70 family RNA polymerase sigma factor produces the protein MAQKTNTELEEAIKRLITLGKSKGHVTERDVFELVPEAEDNIDCFNQVSDALIREGIEVLPEETTEAEAGPEEDLDQTLEELENDGYLTDAVKIYLREIGSVPLLTPKEEVELAKRIEKGDTEALQRFVLANLRLVVSIAKRYVGRGLPLLDLIQEGNIGLMRAVQKFDWRKGHRFSTYATWWIRQAITRAIGDKSREIRLPAHINEELNRINRIRQQLSQTVNREPTPEEIAEKAGTSPERVRELLGYLQQPVSLDTPVGEEADSTLGEFVPDVRANPEEEATDEVLKTEMDRVLDEVLTPREKRVLQLRYGLGDGHTYSLEKVGRELGVTRERVRQLEKQALEKLRRGPAIRKLAEYMEER, from the coding sequence ATGGCGCAAAAGACGAATACCGAGCTTGAAGAGGCCATAAAAAGATTGATCACCCTTGGGAAGAGCAAGGGTCATGTAACTGAAAGAGATGTCTTCGAGCTTGTTCCCGAGGCCGAAGATAACATTGACTGCTTTAATCAGGTCAGTGATGCTCTCATTCGGGAAGGAATAGAAGTTCTTCCTGAGGAAACCACAGAAGCAGAAGCCGGACCAGAGGAAGATCTGGACCAGACCCTAGAAGAACTGGAGAACGACGGTTATCTCACCGATGCTGTCAAGATTTACCTTCGAGAGATAGGGTCTGTTCCTCTTCTTACTCCTAAGGAGGAGGTCGAGCTAGCTAAGAGAATAGAGAAGGGCGATACCGAAGCCCTACAAAGGTTCGTCCTGGCAAATCTTCGTCTAGTGGTAAGTATAGCCAAGAGATATGTAGGACGAGGTCTGCCTTTGTTGGACCTAATACAGGAAGGTAATATCGGCTTGATGCGAGCGGTCCAAAAGTTCGATTGGCGCAAAGGGCACAGGTTCAGCACATACGCTACTTGGTGGATTAGGCAAGCCATTACACGTGCTATAGGTGATAAGTCCAGAGAAATCAGGCTTCCAGCTCATATAAATGAAGAGCTCAATAGAATCAACAGGATAAGACAGCAGCTCTCACAGACTGTAAATCGTGAACCCACACCTGAAGAGATCGCGGAAAAGGCTGGCACTAGTCCAGAGCGGGTAAGAGAACTCCTTGGGTACTTACAGCAACCTGTATCTCTCGATACGCCTGTCGGGGAGGAAGCAGATAGTACTCTTGGGGAGTTCGTCCCTGACGTTCGAGCCAATCCTGAGGAAGAAGCTACTGATGAGGTACTCAAAACCGAGATGGATAGAGTACTGGATGAGGTGCTTACCCCTCGCGAGAAACGCGTCTTGCAGCTAAGATATGGGCTTGGTGATGGTCATACTTATTCGCTAGAAAAAGTGGGGAGAGAACTAGGAGTCACCCGCGAGCGAGTGAGGCAATTAGAGAAGCAGGCACTTGAGAAACTCCGTAGAGGCCCCGCTATAAGAAAGCTTGCCGAATATATGGAGGAACGTTGA
- a CDS encoding Sec-independent protein translocase subunit TatA/TatB, with protein sequence MFGIGPMEMLVIVIIALIVLGPEKFPEAGKTVARMIREFRSATDSVTRELSLSLNDEPRYSDNNYNHSNSSVLDEDIDTQKVEAELIEEENPIYQESSFQSGSEELASQDAPADIYSSANEEAASTESSEDEVEKVLREIERQQSVGSNSLDGEIKIKPAEGHVAWGDHYRRLPDTSTPEFHEPDVTESTDVASTSEDYESNLDLPSRPKLPPI encoded by the coding sequence ATGTTCGGTATCGGCCCGATGGAGATGTTGGTAATAGTTATAATTGCGCTTATCGTTCTTGGCCCAGAGAAATTTCCCGAGGCCGGTAAGACCGTTGCGCGTATGATAAGAGAGTTTAGGAGCGCTACCGATAGCGTGACACGCGAGCTCAGCCTCTCTCTGAATGATGAGCCAAGGTATAGCGACAATAACTATAACCACTCCAACAGTTCTGTGCTCGACGAGGATATAGATACACAAAAGGTGGAAGCTGAGCTAATTGAAGAGGAGAACCCCATATACCAGGAGTCTTCCTTCCAGTCTGGTTCTGAGGAGCTTGCCTCTCAAGATGCTCCTGCGGACATATATTCTTCAGCTAACGAAGAGGCAGCATCTACTGAGAGTTCTGAGGATGAGGTCGAGAAGGTTCTTAGAGAGATCGAGAGGCAGCAATCAGTTGGATCTAATTCTCTTGATGGGGAGATCAAGATCAAGCCCGCTGAGGGGCATGTAGCTTGGGGTGACCATTACCGTCGTTTGCCAGATACTTCTACTCCTGAGTTCCACGAACCAGATGTTACAGAATCTACCGATGTAGCCTCTACCTCGGAGGATTACGAGAGTAATCTTGACTTGCCTAGTAGGCCCAAGCTTCCTCCTATATAG
- a CDS encoding M24 family metallopeptidase, translating into MYRNRIERAQQIMRERGVDALILGPGSDLLYLTGYNIHSSERLTALLVFAHADHRLYIPELEASRVTDPSLSLVIWKESESPTKLISKELAAQGVQTIAVGDQLWSIFLLTLQEDIKHVRWIPASTILAPMRLIKNAEEVEFMKRASKVADRVWERILTIDPRGLTERKMAQIVSDLLLEEGAEDIAFNIVASGPNSASPHHSPSSRTISEGDMVIFDYGGPLMGYNSDITRTLHVGRADEEELKVYKAVKEAQQLAFLAVKPGIPAREVDRAARDHLGSLGLDKFFIHRTGHGLGLDVHEPPYITPDSDLQLQEGMVFSIEPGVYIPGKFGVRIEDIVVVTQQGAERLNLATRELIEV; encoded by the coding sequence GTGTACAGGAATAGGATAGAAAGAGCTCAACAGATAATGAGAGAGCGAGGAGTAGATGCTCTGATCCTGGGGCCAGGATCGGACCTCTTATACCTCACTGGTTACAACATTCATTCAAGCGAGAGATTGACCGCTCTGCTGGTCTTTGCACACGCCGACCATAGGCTATACATCCCCGAGCTAGAGGCAAGCAGAGTCACTGACCCATCACTAAGCCTTGTAATTTGGAAGGAATCAGAGTCTCCTACCAAACTGATATCAAAAGAGCTAGCTGCACAGGGTGTACAGACGATAGCAGTAGGAGACCAGCTGTGGAGCATCTTCCTCCTAACATTACAGGAAGATATAAAGCATGTCAGGTGGATACCTGCAAGCACAATACTCGCACCGATGAGACTGATAAAGAACGCCGAAGAGGTAGAGTTCATGAAACGGGCGAGCAAGGTGGCGGACCGTGTATGGGAAAGGATCTTGACGATTGATCCCAGGGGACTCACCGAACGTAAGATGGCTCAGATAGTATCCGACTTGCTTTTAGAAGAAGGTGCCGAGGATATAGCCTTTAACATAGTAGCCTCTGGGCCTAACAGTGCTTCCCCACACCACTCTCCTTCTTCCAGGACAATATCAGAAGGGGACATGGTCATATTTGATTACGGCGGTCCTTTGATGGGCTATAACTCAGACATAACTCGTACCCTACATGTTGGGAGAGCTGATGAAGAAGAGCTGAAGGTTTACAAAGCTGTTAAGGAAGCACAGCAACTAGCCTTCCTGGCAGTGAAGCCTGGGATTCCAGCGAGAGAGGTAGATAGGGCTGCTCGGGATCACCTTGGATCGCTAGGTCTAGACAAATTCTTCATACACCGTACTGGGCATGGGCTAGGATTGGATGTGCATGAGCCGCCATACATAACTCCTGATAGTGATCTACAACTTCAAGAAGGAATGGTCTTCAGCATTGAGCCCGGGGTATATATCCCCGGCAAGTTTGGAGTCAGAATAGAGGACATAGTGGTAGTAACACAACAGGGTGCCGAGCGTTTAAACCTGGCAACAAGAGAGCTTATAGAGGTCTAG
- a CDS encoding TIGR03557 family F420-dependent LLM class oxidoreductase has product MASIGYSLSCEEHRPNDLIKYAKMAEEAGFEFALISDHFHPWTDKQGQSPFAWSVLGGIAQVTDKLILGTGVTCPIVRYHPTIIAQAAATIADMMPGRFFLGLGTGENLNEHILGQHWPEPKIRLDMLQEAVEIIRKLWEGGYKSHYGKYFKVENARIYTLPEQLPPIMIAASGTHSAQVAASIGDGFIGVGPSGDPIDAFNKNGGADKPKYGQLTVCWAESTEEAVKTAYEWWPNGALKGDLNQELPLPLHFEQASSMVTEQDVAKSITCSSNPDDHLAAIQQMLDAGYTHVYVHQVGPNQDGFIRFYQQHVLPRLQ; this is encoded by the coding sequence ATGGCAAGTATTGGTTATTCTCTTTCATGCGAGGAGCACAGACCTAACGACCTAATAAAATATGCCAAGATGGCAGAAGAGGCAGGATTTGAATTCGCCCTTATATCCGACCATTTTCACCCATGGACGGATAAGCAGGGGCAAAGCCCTTTTGCGTGGAGCGTACTTGGGGGGATAGCGCAGGTAACAGACAAGTTGATACTTGGTACTGGAGTTACCTGTCCCATCGTGAGATACCATCCCACAATCATAGCTCAAGCTGCAGCCACAATAGCCGATATGATGCCAGGTAGGTTTTTCCTGGGATTGGGCACAGGAGAGAACCTGAACGAACACATACTTGGACAGCACTGGCCTGAACCAAAGATAAGGCTGGATATGCTCCAGGAGGCCGTAGAGATCATAAGAAAGCTATGGGAAGGAGGATACAAAAGCCACTACGGGAAGTACTTTAAGGTAGAAAATGCACGTATCTATACCTTGCCCGAACAGCTACCTCCGATAATGATCGCCGCATCCGGCACTCATAGTGCACAAGTAGCAGCTAGCATAGGCGATGGCTTTATAGGTGTTGGCCCTAGTGGCGACCCCATTGACGCCTTTAACAAGAATGGCGGCGCAGACAAACCTAAGTATGGGCAATTGACTGTCTGCTGGGCAGAGAGCACTGAAGAGGCCGTCAAAACAGCCTATGAATGGTGGCCTAATGGAGCTCTGAAAGGCGACTTGAACCAAGAACTACCCTTACCACTTCACTTTGAGCAAGCATCTAGCATGGTAACAGAACAGGATGTAGCTAAGTCTATAACGTGCAGCTCAAATCCAGATGACCATTTAGCGGCTATACAACAAATGTTGGACGCGGGCTATACCCATGTATATGTACATCAAGTGGGCCCTAATCAAGATGGATTTATAAGATTCTATCAGCAGCACGTTCTTCCAAGATTACAGTAA
- the hisF gene encoding imidazole glycerol phosphate synthase subunit HisF: MLTKRVIPCMDVKDGKVVKNYQYFTPLPDAGDPVELASIYNAQGADELMFLDITASVEGRKLIIDLVNRTANEIFIPLTVAGGISSVEDMHRVLRAGADKVAINTAAAWNPDLITAGAERFGSQCIVVAIDAKKETDDWYVYTHGGRKPTGKRAVDWAREAQDRGAGEILLTSIDRDGTGEGYDLDLLDIVASAVSIPVIASGGASTPDHFVEAIQHGADAVLAASMFHYGHYTVSQAKKRMSECGIPVRL, from the coding sequence ATGCTCACGAAGAGAGTAATACCTTGTATGGATGTGAAAGATGGTAAGGTGGTGAAGAACTACCAGTACTTCACCCCTTTGCCGGATGCGGGAGACCCGGTAGAGTTAGCATCTATATACAACGCTCAAGGTGCAGACGAACTCATGTTTCTGGACATAACAGCCTCAGTGGAGGGCAGAAAACTCATAATCGACCTTGTCAACCGCACTGCAAACGAGATCTTCATACCGCTTACCGTTGCTGGTGGAATTTCTTCGGTAGAAGATATGCACAGGGTCTTGCGAGCTGGTGCGGATAAGGTAGCTATAAACACTGCGGCAGCCTGGAATCCTGACCTCATCACGGCCGGTGCTGAGCGTTTTGGTAGCCAGTGCATAGTGGTGGCGATTGATGCCAAGAAAGAAACTGATGACTGGTATGTGTATACCCATGGCGGACGAAAACCCACAGGCAAAAGAGCTGTAGACTGGGCGCGTGAGGCTCAGGATAGAGGTGCGGGTGAGATCCTGCTGACTAGTATCGACCGTGACGGCACGGGAGAGGGCTACGATCTGGATCTACTTGACATTGTTGCCTCTGCTGTTTCGATCCCAGTTATAGCTTCTGGTGGAGCATCAACTCCCGACCACTTTGTAGAAGCGATTCAGCATGGAGCAGACGCGGTACTGGCTGCATCTATGTTCCACTATGGTCACTATACCGTATCCCAGGCAAAAAAGAGGATGAGTGAATGCGGGATACCAGTAAGGCTGTAA
- a CDS encoding S8 family serine peptidase codes for MKTKARLWIWLVVCLAIALSGFSISYGKQTSDSTTSKPSYTTEYALVQLVGDPLSTYSKTKPLQGKKIDFNSSQVKSYRALLAERRNEFKSWLRENAPNARVTGEYDLALNAVSVKLNGTSLDTLRKSPLVKTVEYEGLYYPTDANDPDLNIINALQAWAQGGGPANAGKGVKVAIIDSGIDVNHPCFDDSGYPQQRQLGDTRFTNNKVIVAKVFYNKAKVQGLTPEAIDTHGTHVAGTVACNLDTPANVNGVDIPYRVSGVAPRALLGNYNVFPGTVGSARSEDILNALEEAYKDGFDIANMSLGGGYRGVQDLLTQAVDNLDRANMVITVSMGNNGPGYFTGGSPGSAERALTAGASTVPHFVGAPVTVDGKGTFGAAAGDFATVSENLTAPLAVVTSNDSLDTACTVPQRDLSGHIALISRGVCSFSTKIRNVQQAGAIAALVANNVAGDPTAMGQDGTPNQPTIPAYMISRDAGQELLDADGNSTTISASLSYFLTNSVDIMAGFSSWGPTRVDYRIKPDVVAPGVNVLSSIPGDCGELGCWAFYQGTSMSAPHLAGSAAVIKSQHPDWSSWQIRSAITNTANDDVLKDYRDGTTIIRDSLIRGAGREDLLAAVNAKVALDPVSITFGLIPSGSGQSSSRTVTVANISGTTLTGLSVQITDVTGSGVTYNASISSSTLANGEQDTIRVNMKASKGAPTGFHEATLRIYSNGTEIAHAEILTVIK; via the coding sequence ATGAAAACAAAAGCAAGGTTGTGGATTTGGTTAGTAGTATGCCTAGCCATAGCGCTGTCCGGTTTTTCGATCTCATACGGGAAACAAACTTCGGATAGCACTACTAGTAAACCGAGTTACACCACCGAATACGCATTGGTTCAGTTAGTTGGAGACCCTCTCTCAACCTATTCAAAGACTAAGCCACTCCAGGGAAAGAAGATAGACTTCAACAGTTCGCAAGTCAAATCATACCGAGCTTTGCTGGCAGAGAGAAGGAACGAATTCAAGAGCTGGCTACGAGAGAATGCACCTAATGCTAGAGTTACGGGAGAATATGATCTTGCACTCAACGCAGTGTCTGTGAAATTAAATGGGACGAGCCTTGACACGTTACGTAAATCTCCCCTAGTCAAGACTGTTGAGTATGAGGGGCTTTATTATCCCACAGATGCTAACGATCCGGACCTCAACATCATCAACGCACTGCAGGCATGGGCACAGGGCGGTGGACCTGCTAATGCCGGCAAGGGAGTCAAGGTAGCCATAATTGACTCTGGGATAGATGTGAATCACCCATGCTTTGATGATTCAGGATACCCACAGCAAAGACAGTTAGGTGATACAAGATTCACCAACAACAAGGTCATCGTAGCCAAGGTCTTTTATAACAAGGCTAAGGTACAGGGCCTCACACCAGAAGCTATTGATACTCATGGCACACACGTAGCTGGAACCGTAGCCTGTAACCTGGACACACCTGCAAACGTTAATGGTGTCGATATTCCCTATAGAGTATCCGGTGTGGCTCCTAGAGCGCTTCTAGGCAACTACAATGTATTCCCTGGTACAGTTGGTAGTGCCAGATCAGAAGACATCCTGAATGCTCTTGAAGAGGCATATAAGGATGGCTTCGACATAGCCAACATGAGCCTTGGGGGAGGTTACCGAGGAGTTCAGGACCTGCTGACCCAAGCAGTTGATAATCTGGATCGCGCCAATATGGTGATAACAGTATCGATGGGGAATAATGGGCCAGGATACTTCACAGGTGGCTCTCCAGGCTCTGCTGAAAGAGCTCTCACAGCAGGAGCCAGCACTGTGCCTCACTTTGTAGGTGCACCTGTGACCGTAGATGGTAAGGGGACATTTGGTGCTGCCGCAGGCGATTTCGCCACAGTTTCAGAGAACCTTACCGCACCATTGGCCGTAGTCACATCCAATGACAGTCTAGATACTGCATGCACGGTTCCTCAGCGCGATCTATCAGGCCACATAGCATTGATATCCAGAGGAGTATGCTCCTTCTCTACCAAGATCAGAAACGTACAACAGGCTGGAGCTATAGCGGCTTTGGTAGCAAACAACGTTGCTGGTGACCCGACAGCTATGGGACAGGATGGCACACCCAACCAGCCAACCATACCTGCCTACATGATCTCTAGAGATGCTGGCCAAGAGCTTCTGGATGCTGATGGTAATAGCACTACCATATCGGCTTCCCTAAGCTACTTCCTTACGAATAGTGTGGATATTATGGCAGGATTTAGCTCATGGGGGCCTACCCGCGTAGATTACAGAATTAAGCCAGATGTTGTGGCACCCGGCGTGAACGTACTAAGCTCTATACCGGGTGACTGTGGAGAGCTGGGTTGTTGGGCTTTCTATCAGGGGACCTCAATGTCGGCTCCGCATCTAGCAGGCTCTGCGGCTGTGATCAAGAGCCAGCATCCAGATTGGAGCTCATGGCAGATCCGATCCGCCATCACAAACACGGCTAATGATGATGTACTGAAGGATTATAGAGACGGTACCACTATAATTAGAGATTCCCTGATCCGGGGCGCTGGTCGCGAAGACCTGCTGGCTGCTGTAAATGCCAAGGTAGCTCTGGATCCAGTAAGCATAACCTTTGGGCTCATACCATCAGGATCTGGGCAAAGCAGCAGCAGGACAGTCACTGTAGCTAATATAAGCGGTACTACGTTGACAGGTCTCAGCGTACAGATCACCGATGTAACTGGCAGTGGAGTGACTTATAATGCCAGCATCTCCAGTTCTACACTGGCAAATGGAGAGCAGGACACCATTAGGGTGAACATGAAAGCTAGCAAAGGAGCTCCTACTGGCTTCCACGAAGCTACGCTCCGAATATACTCAAACGGTACTGAGATAGCACACGCTGAGATACTTACTGTAATAAAGTGA
- a CDS encoding class I SAM-dependent methyltransferase, whose translation MNAVQRIFGAALRQVIFPALYNCLAVIYDPISFLVSAGQWNTWRLYALDYIRGKEVLEIGFGTGRLLAALYSLGYYVTGIDPSTRMHALAKKRLPEELTKSRLIVCRVQKMPFPDASFDTVISTFPTEYILQEDTFREVHRVLRENGRYVIVLSGELLPTNWYNKVLIKVFSILGYNTCPAHIYDKVPYRKYFVGRRITRQNNKSLAHILILEKVPN comes from the coding sequence ATGAACGCAGTTCAACGTATCTTCGGAGCAGCACTAAGGCAGGTAATATTTCCCGCGCTGTATAACTGTCTGGCTGTTATATATGATCCGATCAGTTTCTTAGTATCCGCTGGACAGTGGAATACTTGGCGACTATATGCTCTAGATTACATACGAGGCAAAGAGGTCTTGGAGATAGGTTTTGGCACGGGCAGGCTGCTTGCTGCTTTGTACTCGCTTGGCTACTACGTAACAGGTATTGATCCTTCCACTAGAATGCATGCTCTGGCTAAAAAGAGGCTGCCTGAAGAGCTCACTAAATCTAGACTTATAGTCTGTAGAGTGCAAAAGATGCCATTTCCTGATGCATCTTTTGACACAGTAATCAGTACTTTCCCTACAGAATATATCCTGCAGGAAGACACATTCAGAGAAGTTCATCGCGTCCTTAGAGAAAATGGCAGATATGTGATAGTGCTCTCGGGAGAGTTGTTGCCAACGAATTGGTACAACAAGGTACTTATCAAGGTATTTAGTATCCTCGGATACAACACATGTCCAGCCCATATCTACGATAAAGTCCCTTATAGAAAGTATTTCGTAGGCAGGCGCATCACGCGGCAAAACAACAAGAGCCTTGCACACATACTGATCCTCGAAAAGGTCCCCAACTAG
- a CDS encoding DoxX family protein — translation MEDAAKLILRLTTGSLVAGHGAQKLFGLFEGPGLEGTSGWLESMGLKPGNAWAWLAGLAEFGGGALTALGLMNPLGPLGIIGAMSMATAKAHWGKPIWVTAGGAELPVTNIAVATAIALAGPGKYSLDHALGIKLPRWMFAAGLASILSTVVYAKITSEMLASQQSGQQAQEAKQEQAAE, via the coding sequence ATGGAGGATGCCGCCAAACTGATACTACGTCTCACCACTGGGTCCTTGGTAGCCGGTCATGGTGCCCAGAAGCTCTTTGGTCTGTTTGAGGGCCCCGGACTTGAAGGCACTTCCGGTTGGTTGGAGTCTATGGGGCTAAAGCCAGGCAATGCTTGGGCTTGGCTCGCAGGGCTTGCTGAGTTTGGTGGAGGTGCACTCACAGCGCTAGGCTTAATGAATCCCCTAGGACCATTAGGAATCATAGGTGCCATGTCTATGGCGACAGCCAAAGCTCACTGGGGCAAGCCCATCTGGGTTACAGCAGGAGGCGCAGAACTACCAGTCACAAATATAGCAGTAGCTACTGCTATAGCCCTTGCAGGTCCGGGCAAATACTCACTAGATCACGCTCTAGGGATAAAGCTCCCCAGATGGATGTTTGCTGCAGGACTTGCAAGCATACTCAGCACCGTCGTTTATGCCAAGATTACCAGCGAGATGCTAGCTAGCCAGCAAAGTGGACAACAAGCTCAAGAGGCTAAGCAAGAGCAAGCTGCCGAATAG
- a CDS encoding VOC family protein yields the protein MSDYIVPPATKIGHVHLKVSDLERSLWFYQEVLGFEVIAKMGSSAAFLSAGGYHHHIAINTWESLGGSPPPLGSTGLYHFAINYPTRKDLATIFDRLLQYNWPIDGASDHGTHEAIYTHDPDMNGIELAWDRDRSEWPTTNGKIHFYTRPLNVDSLLSEIQK from the coding sequence ATGTCAGACTATATAGTACCCCCAGCTACGAAAATAGGACATGTTCACCTCAAGGTCTCAGACCTTGAGAGGTCTCTCTGGTTCTATCAGGAAGTACTAGGCTTCGAAGTTATAGCCAAGATGGGATCAAGTGCAGCGTTTCTTTCTGCAGGTGGATATCACCACCACATAGCCATAAATACATGGGAGAGCTTAGGCGGCTCTCCACCGCCTTTAGGATCTACAGGGCTTTATCACTTCGCTATCAACTATCCCACTCGGAAAGATCTGGCAACTATATTTGACAGACTACTGCAGTATAATTGGCCTATAGACGGCGCCTCGGATCATGGCACCCACGAAGCTATATATACCCACGATCCAGACATGAACGGCATTGAGCTGGCATGGGATCGTGATCGAAGCGAGTGGCCAACGACTAACGGTAAGATACACTTCTACACTCGACCACTCAATGTAGACAGCCTGTTGTCCGAAATCCAAAAGTAA
- a CDS encoding acyl-CoA thioesterase, with the protein MAAHKTQVRVRYAHTDQSGVVYHTRYIEWFEAGRSDAMREHGMPYSEIEALGILLPVIEVYARYHRPAVYEQLLDIWTYVGELTRTRIRFDYRITVAEQNDPLVTGYTVHPFISRDNKILRLDRMPELWQRLQEAARELSHDAVH; encoded by the coding sequence TTGGCCGCACACAAGACTCAAGTAAGGGTAAGATACGCACATACTGATCAAAGTGGTGTTGTATATCATACACGTTATATAGAATGGTTTGAGGCAGGCAGGTCCGATGCAATGCGTGAGCATGGTATGCCCTATAGTGAAATAGAAGCCTTAGGCATCCTACTGCCCGTAATAGAGGTCTACGCGCGTTACCATAGGCCTGCTGTATATGAACAGCTACTCGATATCTGGACCTATGTAGGAGAACTTACCCGGACTAGAATTAGATTTGACTACCGAATTACTGTGGCCGAACAAAATGACCCATTAGTCACAGGTTATACTGTACATCCCTTTATAAGCAGAGATAACAAAATACTTCGACTGGACCGTATGCCCGAATTATGGCAAAGGCTACAGGAAGCCGCACGAGAGCTCTCTCACGATGCTGTGCATTGA